The genomic interval TCGCGCAGCAGGCAGCGCGGCGCCGCGTCAAATGGGAAGGCCTCGTTGAGCTGCTGGGCCGTCCACCGCGCAGTCGGGTTGGTCGTGACGTTGAAATGTAGCACCCGGCGCCGGTCGTGCGAGAGGATCACGAAGCAGTACAGCAGCCGAAACGTAGCCGTGGGAACGACAAAGAAGTCGCAGGCGGCGATCTCCTTCGAGTGGTTGGCGAGGAACGTCTTCCAGCCAGGCGAGGGATTCCCACGACGCCGCACCATGTAATGAGCGACGGTCGACTCGGCGACCTCATAACCCAAGAGTCGCAGCTCGGCCCGGATCCGCGGCGCGCCCCAAAGCGGATTCTCGCGGGACATTTGCCGGATCAACGCCCGAACTTCGGCGTCAATCAGTGGCCTGCCACCCCGTCGCGATTTCCACTTCCAGAAGAGTCGAAAGCCCTGCCGATGCCAGCGGCACACGGTGTCGGGCTGCACGATCACCAGCGACGACCGCCAGCCGCTCCAAAAACGCTTGAGCATCACCCAGAACAGCCGATCGGGGGCAGCAATTCGCGGCCGGCCTCGCTTCCGCTTGTAGCAAGCCAGTTGCTGCCGCAACGCGGCGTTCTCAGCCGCTAGGCAAGCCCGCGGAGCCACCGCCGCTTTCAAAGTCCAGTACATCGCCCGAACGAAGATCATAGAAAAGAGCTGGTGACAGCGACGGAAGGCAAGAGGCTCATAAGGCAGCCCCTCAATTCTCCCGGCCGCAGCCACGATGGCCAAGCCGCGGTGACACCAGTCAATTCGGATCTTGCGCAAGCTCCTTCATCGCCTTGACTTGTGACAACGTTAGGTCGACAAGCCGAGCCAGAAAAAGTTCAACTGGCGTCCAGTTGCCCCGATTTCTCTTTTCTCCGCCGCCGCGGGTTGGCCCGACACGGGTTGATTCGGCGAGCACGGGGCCCCATTCCGCCGGCCCTCATCTCTGGGCTCGAGCTTCCTGGCCGTGGCTTCCTGGCCGTGGCTTCCACGGGCCCCCTGGCTCATCGTTGGCCTCCTGGCTCATCGCTGCTCTGCAAACTGCTCCAAGCGAGTCCCCGCCGAGCAGTCTTGGCTGCCACGCGACTTTTGTCCCTCCTGGCGCTATCGATTGCTAAGGACAAAAGTCGGGCCCCATTTCTGGCGTCGATCGCCGCAAGTGATGTATATCGTTGTGGTTGCGGAATCGCCCCGCCGCGGGCCTGGCCGACTATTGTCCGATCTTGCTCGCCAGCGCGGACAAAAGTCGTTCAGCACCAGCGACGCGGACGCCTGCGAATTCTCCCAGAGACCGCCGGCAGCGGTCGGCGGGATTCTGGGTCGCCAGCAGCGCCCCCTCCAACAACGACCCCGCAGCCCCTCTATTGGACCGCGCGGGGCGCCCGATTTCTACAAAGAAATGACAAGCGGCCCCCGATTGTGGCACGTTGATTCCCGCCGTGATGGCCCTCGCGAAAAGGGGCGAGACCGCCATCCCGACGAGCAGCGAGAGCGTGTGGCGCGCCCCGAGTGCGTCGTGAATCAACAGCGGCGCGACCACGTCTGCCACGGCGGCCCACCCGGTACCAACATCAGCCGCGGAGCGTCATCCCCGGCTCGGCGTCAGCCGCCCACGCAAAGAATCGCACGCCAGCACACGCCGGTCGATCGCCGGCGCCCAGGCATCGACCGACATCTATCGGGACCGCGGGGGGGCAGGGCAGTTGGGGCGAAACGACGCGACCAAGGGCCGT from Posidoniimonas polymericola carries:
- a CDS encoding integrase core domain-containing protein yields the protein MIFVRAMYWTLKAAVAPRACLAAENAALRQQLACYKRKRGRPRIAAPDRLFWVMLKRFWSGWRSSLVIVQPDTVCRWHRQGFRLFWKWKSRRGGRPLIDAEVRALIRQMSRENPLWGAPRIRAELRLLGYEVAESTVAHYMVRRRGNPSPGWKTFLANHSKEIAACDFFVVPTATFRLLYCFVILSHDRRRVLHFNVTTNPTARWTAQQLNEAFPFDAAPRCLLRDNDAIYGQVFQQRVAAIGIEDCTTAPHSPWQNPYVERLVGTVRRECLEHLIVLGEDHLRRVLEEFFFSYYNGHRPHQGLEGDAPLGREPEPPDIGPVVATPVLGGLHHSYSRRAA